The Acidimicrobiales bacterium genome has a segment encoding these proteins:
- a CDS encoding metallophosphoesterase — MPGSRPRAVRLGVFAVDSDAVQIAWGKLGPGRVEITVGDDAKEVHADGGPGVVSFRGLAPDSPGVVELTGPGVPGGARSLPFRTLAELPGAERYRFATVSDTHIGCRAYGMFHTMREKPQPDEPYTVRMARGAFAEAKAWGAQRLIAKGDVTHHGEIENWLTFRDLLDEAGLVGEAIPGNHDVEDRREIDPDDALEKIGLTPIPEGCRWFDVPGLRVVLVDSTVLEVRRGYVDHLHDVVREAVGSTGLPVWIGLHHHLEPLRWSYFYPPGVRGEHTNRFLAEIVAANANAFITSGHTHRNRRRQVGSVVLTEVGSPQDYPGTWAAYTVHDAGIRQVTWRTEDPSCTPWIEYSRRAAGTLWGRWSPGRLDQRCFNHLWV; from the coding sequence GTGCCAGGCTCCCGACCCCGGGCCGTCCGCCTGGGGGTCTTCGCCGTCGACTCCGACGCCGTGCAGATCGCCTGGGGCAAGCTCGGCCCGGGCCGCGTCGAGATCACCGTCGGCGACGACGCCAAGGAGGTGCACGCCGACGGCGGGCCCGGGGTCGTCTCGTTCCGGGGCCTCGCGCCCGACTCGCCGGGCGTGGTCGAGTTGACCGGCCCGGGGGTCCCGGGCGGCGCGCGCTCGCTTCCGTTCCGCACCCTGGCCGAACTGCCGGGCGCCGAGCGCTACCGGTTCGCGACCGTCAGCGACACCCACATCGGCTGCCGGGCCTACGGCATGTTCCACACGATGCGCGAGAAGCCCCAGCCCGACGAGCCCTACACGGTGCGCATGGCACGGGGCGCGTTCGCCGAGGCCAAGGCCTGGGGGGCCCAGCGCCTCATCGCCAAGGGCGATGTCACCCACCACGGCGAGATCGAGAACTGGCTCACCTTCCGTGACCTGCTGGACGAGGCCGGCCTCGTGGGCGAGGCCATCCCCGGCAACCACGACGTCGAGGACCGTCGCGAGATCGATCCCGACGACGCGCTCGAGAAGATCGGCCTCACCCCCATCCCCGAAGGCTGCCGGTGGTTCGACGTGCCCGGCCTGCGGGTCGTGCTCGTCGACTCGACCGTGCTCGAGGTGCGCCGCGGGTACGTCGACCACCTGCACGACGTCGTCCGCGAGGCCGTGGGCTCGACGGGCCTCCCGGTGTGGATCGGCCTGCACCACCACCTCGAGCCGCTGCGGTGGTCGTACTTCTACCCGCCGGGCGTCCGCGGCGAGCACACGAACCGCTTCCTCGCCGAGATCGTCGCCGCCAATGCCAACGCCTTCATCACCAGCGGCCACACCCACCGCAACCGCCGTCGCCAGGTGGGCTCGGTGGTGCTCACCGAGGTCGGCTCACCCCAGGACTACCCGGGCACCTGGGCGGCGTACACGGTGCACGACGCCGGGATCCGCCAGGTCACGTGGCGCACCGAGGACCCGTCCTGCACCCCGTGGATCGAGTACTCGCGTCGCGCCGCCGGGACCCTGTGGGGGCGCTGGTCCCCGGGCCGTCTCGACCAGCGCTGCTTCAACCACCTCTGGGTCTGA
- a CDS encoding lysoplasmalogenase has protein sequence MTGLAWALLAVTGVFAVGDWVSRATENRRLEFLCKPATTIGLLAVALALDPADATTRAWFVVALVFSLGGDVFLMIGGDAEPEDGVDDAASERWFILGLGSFLVGHVAYIVGLITAGIEGGPLAVGIAVVLVAMAVVGRRVVNGVRTGDEPELAVPVAAYMTVISVMVACAFGTASALAIVGASFFYLSDALIGWNKFVKLYAWGSVAIMVTYHLAQAGLVLSLV, from the coding sequence GTGACGGGACTGGCGTGGGCGCTGTTGGCGGTGACCGGGGTGTTCGCGGTGGGGGACTGGGTGTCCCGTGCCACCGAAAATCGCCGGTTGGAGTTCCTGTGCAAGCCGGCCACGACCATCGGGTTGCTGGCCGTGGCACTCGCTCTCGACCCCGCCGACGCCACCACCCGGGCGTGGTTCGTGGTGGCGCTGGTGTTCTCGCTCGGCGGCGACGTCTTCTTGATGATCGGCGGCGACGCTGAGCCCGAAGATGGCGTGGATGACGCCGCCAGCGAGCGCTGGTTCATCCTGGGCCTGGGATCGTTCCTCGTCGGCCACGTCGCCTACATCGTCGGACTGATCACTGCCGGCATCGAAGGCGGCCCCTTGGCCGTGGGCATCGCCGTCGTGCTGGTGGCGATGGCGGTGGTCGGGCGCCGGGTGGTCAACGGCGTGCGAACGGGCGACGAGCCCGAGCTGGCGGTGCCCGTGGCCGCCTACATGACCGTCATCTCGGTGATGGTCGCCTGCGCGTTCGGCACGGCGTCGGCGCTCGCCATCGTCGGCGCCTCGTTCTTCTACCTGTCGGACGCCCTCATCGGCTGGAACAAGTTCGTCAAGCTCTACGCCTGGGGCTCGGTGGCCATCATGGTCACGTACCACCTGGCTCAGGCCGGCCTGGTCCTGTCGCTGGTCTGA
- a CDS encoding NAD(P)/FAD-dependent oxidoreductase: MDRIVVVGASLAGFRAAEALRAQGFDGALTLVGEEPHQPYDRPPLSKQVLTGDWDVDRIVLPSAAPNDDGADPFDWRLGERAVGLDLGAREVELADGGRLGFDGLVIATGCRPRTIGGEGLAGVHVLRTLDDALALRADLERGPSRVAVIGAGFIGSEVAASCRARGLDVTVIEALPVPLERALGADMGALVGDLHREHDVDLRLGVGVDGFTSAVGGANGAERVTGVRLADGTTVDAEVVVVGIGVIPNTEWLEGSGLTLDNGVLCDATTQAAPGVVAAGDIARWPNPRFGGEVMRVEHWDNAIEMAQAAAARLLAASDEVALPYEPVPWFWSDLYDRKIQLAGRSGPDDEVQVVTGDVAERRFVALYGRAGRLVGALGWNRPRHVMQWRQRLTEGMDWQDALELARSEP, encoded by the coding sequence ATGGACCGCATCGTCGTCGTCGGCGCGTCCCTGGCCGGGTTCCGGGCCGCGGAGGCCCTGCGCGCCCAGGGCTTCGACGGGGCCCTCACCCTGGTCGGCGAGGAGCCCCACCAGCCCTACGACCGGCCGCCCCTGTCCAAGCAGGTGCTGACCGGTGACTGGGACGTCGACCGCATCGTCCTGCCGTCGGCGGCCCCCAACGACGACGGCGCCGACCCGTTCGACTGGCGCCTCGGCGAGCGCGCCGTCGGCCTCGACCTCGGCGCCCGGGAGGTCGAGCTCGCCGACGGTGGCCGCCTGGGCTTCGACGGCCTCGTGATCGCCACGGGCTGTCGGCCCCGGACGATCGGCGGCGAGGGCCTCGCCGGCGTGCACGTGCTGCGCACCCTCGACGACGCGCTCGCCTTGAGGGCCGACCTCGAGCGTGGGCCGTCCCGGGTCGCCGTGATCGGCGCCGGCTTCATCGGCTCGGAGGTGGCCGCGTCCTGCCGGGCCCGGGGCCTCGACGTGACCGTGATCGAGGCCTTGCCGGTACCACTCGAGCGGGCCCTCGGCGCCGACATGGGCGCACTGGTGGGTGATCTGCACCGCGAGCACGACGTCGACCTCCGCCTCGGTGTGGGCGTCGACGGGTTCACGTCGGCGGTAGGAGGGGCGAACGGCGCCGAGCGGGTCACCGGCGTCCGCCTGGCCGACGGCACCACCGTCGATGCCGAGGTGGTGGTGGTCGGCATCGGCGTGATCCCCAACACCGAGTGGCTCGAGGGCTCGGGCCTCACCCTCGACAACGGCGTCCTCTGCGACGCCACCACGCAGGCCGCACCCGGCGTGGTCGCCGCCGGCGACATCGCCCGGTGGCCCAACCCCCGCTTCGGCGGCGAGGTCATGCGGGTCGAGCACTGGGACAACGCCATCGAGATGGCCCAGGCCGCCGCCGCCCGGCTGCTGGCGGCGAGCGACGAGGTCGCCCTGCCGTACGAGCCGGTGCCGTGGTTCTGGTCCGACCTCTACGACCGCAAGATCCAGCTCGCGGGCCGCTCCGGCCCCGACGACGAGGTGCAGGTCGTCACCGGCGACGTGGCCGAGCGCCGCTTCGTGGCGCTCTACGGCCGCGCTGGTCGCCTCGTCGGCGCCCTGGGGTGGAACCGCCCCCGCCACGTGATGCAGTGGCGCCAGCGCCTGACCGAGGGGATGGACTGGCAGGACGCCCTCGAGCTCGCCCGCAGCGAGCCCTGA
- a CDS encoding ferredoxin: MRVVVDFDLCESNAVCMGILPEVFEVRDDDFLYVLDENPPEEMRPKLEEAVRRCPKQAIAIED; this comes from the coding sequence ATGCGAGTCGTCGTCGACTTCGATCTGTGCGAGAGCAACGCCGTGTGCATGGGGATCCTCCCCGAGGTCTTCGAGGTGCGCGACGACGACTTCCTCTACGTCCTCGACGAGAACCCGCCCGAGGAGATGCGCCCGAAGCTCGAGGAGGCGGTCCGCCGCTGCCCGAAGCAGGCCATCGCCATCGAGGACTGA
- a CDS encoding alkaline phosphatase D family protein, whose amino-acid sequence MNARGTGDERLLNGGVTRRGFLLGAASMVALGACGSGGDGGDGGGGASGSGGATPTPTTAAVTGPSSLRADPFTLGVASGDPRPDSVILWTRLAPDPLARDGAGGMGSGPVDVAWDVATDDAFTELIGSGVATAAPEFGHSVHVDATGLDPAGEYFYRFRVGDFTSPVGRTRTLPAADASPEQVRLGIANCQHLEAGFYAAYRHLADEDVDLVVHLGDYIYELPATGGPDGNRSSLPALPPKTLEEFRLRYASYKVDPDLQAAHAAAPFALVWDDHEVSDNYMGDTLPNGDPPAAVLELRTAAYQAWWENLPVRLDPPDGPDLDIYHDVVFGDLARLYLLDERQYADEPPCRGETVPYDYGHCDAVGDERTRLGADQEAWLDETARQGGVSWNLLGTPVALAGIDAGTGDEPKFFLDLWDGYPVARQQVIDLLAEVDNPVVISGDYHQGMVLAVNEVPFDTDSPLVATEFMAPPISSVLFSDDVSERTPQLRQQLDGHGYLVIEATPEALTAEFRMLDDVRDPDSGIETASTWRVDAGDPAAAEV is encoded by the coding sequence GTGAACGCGCGGGGAACAGGCGATGAACGGCTCCTGAACGGTGGCGTCACCCGGCGGGGCTTCCTGCTCGGGGCCGCCTCGATGGTGGCGCTCGGTGCCTGCGGGAGCGGCGGCGATGGTGGCGACGGCGGGGGAGGCGCGTCCGGGAGCGGCGGGGCCACCCCGACGCCGACGACCGCTGCGGTGACGGGGCCGTCGAGCCTGCGCGCCGACCCCTTCACCCTCGGCGTCGCCTCCGGCGACCCGCGGCCCGACTCGGTGATCCTCTGGACCCGCCTCGCCCCGGACCCCTTGGCCCGGGACGGCGCCGGCGGGATGGGGAGCGGGCCGGTCGACGTGGCGTGGGACGTCGCCACCGATGACGCCTTCACCGAGCTGATCGGCAGCGGCGTCGCCACCGCCGCACCCGAGTTCGGGCACTCCGTCCACGTCGACGCCACGGGCCTCGACCCTGCCGGCGAGTACTTCTACCGATTCCGCGTCGGCGACTTCACCAGCCCCGTCGGGCGCACCCGCACCCTGCCGGCCGCGGACGCGTCGCCGGAGCAGGTGCGCCTCGGCATCGCCAACTGCCAGCACCTCGAGGCCGGCTTCTACGCCGCCTACCGCCACCTCGCCGACGAGGACGTCGACCTCGTGGTCCACCTGGGTGACTACATCTACGAGCTGCCGGCCACCGGTGGCCCCGACGGCAACCGGTCGAGCCTGCCCGCGCTCCCTCCGAAGACGCTGGAGGAGTTCCGCCTGCGCTACGCGTCCTACAAGGTCGATCCCGACCTCCAGGCCGCGCACGCCGCCGCACCCTTCGCCCTCGTGTGGGACGACCACGAGGTGTCCGACAACTACATGGGCGACACCCTCCCCAACGGCGACCCGCCGGCGGCGGTGCTCGAGCTGCGGACGGCTGCCTACCAGGCGTGGTGGGAGAACCTGCCGGTGCGCCTCGATCCTCCTGACGGCCCCGACCTCGACATCTACCACGACGTGGTGTTCGGCGACCTGGCCCGGCTCTATCTGCTCGACGAGCGCCAGTACGCCGACGAGCCGCCCTGCCGGGGGGAGACCGTGCCCTACGACTACGGCCACTGCGACGCCGTGGGCGACGAGCGGACCCGCCTCGGGGCCGACCAGGAAGCCTGGCTGGACGAGACCGCGCGGCAGGGCGGGGTGTCGTGGAACCTGCTCGGCACCCCGGTGGCGCTGGCCGGGATCGACGCCGGCACCGGTGACGAGCCGAAGTTCTTCCTCGACCTCTGGGACGGCTACCCGGTGGCCCGCCAGCAGGTCATCGACCTCCTCGCCGAGGTCGACAACCCCGTGGTGATCAGCGGGGACTACCACCAGGGCATGGTGCTCGCCGTGAACGAGGTGCCCTTCGACACCGACAGCCCGCTCGTGGCCACCGAGTTCATGGCGCCGCCGATCTCGTCGGTCCTGTTCAGCGACGACGTCAGCGAGCGCACCCCGCAGCTGCGCCAGCAGCTCGACGGCCACGGCTATCTGGTGATCGAGGCCACCCCCGAGGCGCTGACCGCCGAGTTCCGGATGCTCGACGACGTGCGCGACCCCGACAGCGGCATCGAGACCGCATCCACCTGGCGGGTGGACGCCGGCGACCCCGCCGCGGCCGAGGTCTGA
- a CDS encoding thiolase domain-containing protein, translated as MAKQLAAIVGIGQTNHTATRGDVSIAGLVREAAQRALADAEMTWDDIDAVVVGKAPDFFEGVMMPELYLADALGCVGKPLLRVHTAGSVGGSTAIVAASLVQAGIHERVLTVAFEKQSESEAMWALSLPMPFSPPLVAGAGGFFAPHIRAYMHRSGAPPHIGCLVALKDRQNALKNPYAHLHEHDVTFEKIEESIMLWDPIRYSETCPSSDGAAALVISNEAGGDANGNAAWILGTAMRSEPTMFAGRDAVNPLAGQQCADDVFAQAGIKDRRAEIDVAEIYVPFSWYEPMWMENLGFAAQGEGWKMTEEGATAMDGDLPINPSGGVLSTNPIGASGMIRFAESAMQVRGQAGEHQIDGAKTALGHAYGGGSQFFAMWVVSGNKPG; from the coding sequence ATGGCCAAGCAGCTCGCAGCAATCGTCGGCATCGGCCAGACCAACCACACCGCCACCCGCGGCGACGTCTCCATCGCCGGTCTCGTGCGAGAGGCCGCACAGCGCGCCCTCGCCGACGCCGAGATGACGTGGGACGACATCGACGCGGTGGTCGTGGGCAAGGCCCCCGACTTCTTCGAGGGTGTGATGATGCCCGAGCTCTACCTTGCCGACGCCCTCGGGTGCGTGGGCAAGCCGCTCCTCCGGGTGCACACGGCCGGCAGCGTGGGCGGGTCGACCGCCATCGTCGCCGCGTCGCTGGTGCAGGCGGGCATCCACGAGCGGGTGCTCACCGTGGCCTTCGAGAAGCAGTCCGAGAGTGAGGCCATGTGGGCCCTGTCGCTGCCGATGCCGTTCTCGCCGCCGCTGGTGGCGGGTGCCGGCGGCTTCTTCGCCCCCCACATCCGGGCCTACATGCACCGGTCGGGCGCGCCACCCCACATCGGCTGTCTGGTGGCCCTGAAGGACCGCCAGAACGCCCTCAAGAACCCGTACGCCCACCTGCACGAGCACGACGTGACCTTCGAGAAGATCGAGGAGTCCATCATGCTCTGGGACCCGATCCGGTACTCGGAGACCTGCCCGTCGTCCGACGGCGCCGCGGCGCTGGTCATCTCGAACGAGGCCGGTGGCGACGCCAACGGCAACGCCGCCTGGATCCTCGGCACGGCCATGCGCTCGGAGCCGACGATGTTCGCCGGCCGGGACGCGGTGAACCCCCTCGCCGGCCAGCAGTGCGCCGACGACGTGTTCGCCCAGGCCGGCATCAAGGACCGTCGGGCCGAGATCGACGTCGCCGAGATCTACGTGCCCTTCTCCTGGTACGAGCCCATGTGGATGGAGAACCTCGGCTTCGCGGCCCAGGGCGAGGGCTGGAAGATGACCGAGGAGGGCGCCACCGCGATGGACGGCGACCTGCCGATCAATCCTTCCGGCGGCGTGCTCTCCACCAACCCCATCGGCGCCTCCGGGATGATCCGCTTCGCGGAGTCGGCCATGCAGGTGCGGGGCCAGGCCGGCGAGCACCAGATCGACGGTGCCAAGACGGCGCTGGGTCACGCCTACGGCGGCGGCTCGCAGTTCTTCGCCATGTGGGTGGTGTCGGGCAACAAGCCGGGTTGA
- a CDS encoding thiolase domain-containing protein produces MRDVAVVAFAQSKHERRIEGYNEIEMMMPVVGELWERTGLSANTVGFTCSGSTDFLAGQAFSFVTILDAIGPWPPISESHVEADGAWALYEAWVKLQMGEIDSALIYSYGKSSPGDLPKVLTTQLEPYVTAPLWPDAVSIAGLQARALLDSGKATEADLAEVAVRSRGNAKANPKAQLAGDFTVEQILAEPYLANPLRKHDCPPITDGAAAMIIAAGDLARELCERPAWIRGIDHRVEAHALGVRDLTDSPSTRLAGQKAGVGDGKIDIAELHAPFTHQELILADALGLGDDVAVNPSGGALAANPVMAAGLIRIGEAAERITAGGADRAVAHATSGPCLQQNLVCVLEGEG; encoded by the coding sequence ATGCGAGACGTTGCGGTTGTCGCCTTCGCACAGTCGAAGCACGAGCGACGCATCGAGGGCTACAACGAGATCGAGATGATGATGCCGGTGGTCGGCGAGCTCTGGGAGCGCACCGGTCTCAGCGCCAACACCGTCGGCTTCACCTGCTCGGGGAGCACCGACTTCCTGGCCGGCCAGGCCTTCTCGTTCGTGACCATCCTCGACGCCATCGGGCCGTGGCCGCCCATCAGCGAGAGCCACGTCGAGGCCGATGGGGCGTGGGCGCTCTACGAGGCCTGGGTGAAGCTCCAGATGGGCGAGATCGACTCCGCGCTGATCTACAGCTACGGCAAGTCGTCCCCGGGCGACCTGCCCAAGGTGCTCACCACCCAGCTCGAGCCGTACGTGACGGCGCCGCTGTGGCCCGACGCGGTGAGCATCGCCGGTCTCCAGGCGCGCGCTCTGCTCGACTCGGGCAAGGCCACCGAGGCCGACCTGGCCGAGGTGGCGGTGCGCAGCCGGGGCAACGCCAAGGCCAACCCCAAGGCGCAGCTCGCCGGCGACTTCACCGTCGAGCAGATCCTGGCCGAGCCGTACCTGGCCAACCCGCTGCGCAAGCACGACTGCCCGCCCATCACCGACGGTGCCGCGGCGATGATCATCGCCGCCGGCGACCTCGCCCGTGAGCTGTGCGAACGGCCGGCGTGGATCCGCGGCATCGACCACCGGGTCGAGGCGCACGCCCTCGGGGTGCGCGACCTCACCGACTCGCCGTCGACCCGCCTGGCGGGCCAGAAGGCGGGCGTCGGCGACGGCAAGATCGACATCGCCGAGCTGCACGCACCGTTCACCCACCAGGAGCTGATCCTGGCCGACGCCCTCGGGCTGGGGGACGACGTGGCGGTCAATCCCTCCGGTGGCGCCCTGGCGGCCAACCCCGTCATGGCCGCCGGCCTGATCCGCATCGGCGAGGCCGCCGAGCGCATCACCGCCGGCGGCGCCGACCGGGCGGTGGCGCACGCCACCTCGGGTCCCTGCCTGCAACAGAACCTCGTGTGCGTCCTGGAAGGAGAAGGCTGA
- a CDS encoding Zn-ribbon domain-containing OB-fold protein, producing the protein MGIDLTTIPALADVEPVRSTKTPLHLDYEYTAGAASSRFLRAVKEKKLMGQRCPKCGKVYLPPRGACPTDGVPTTDEVELPHTGTVTTFCVVNVPFHGQQMEIPYVSANVLVDGADLPLFGLIQEMPAHDVRMGLRVEAVWKDDDELETSLENIKWWRPTGEPDADPSTYEGQM; encoded by the coding sequence ATGGGCATCGATCTGACGACCATCCCGGCGCTGGCCGACGTCGAGCCGGTGCGCAGCACCAAGACGCCGCTGCACCTCGACTACGAGTACACGGCCGGCGCCGCCTCCAGCCGCTTCCTGCGAGCGGTCAAGGAGAAGAAGCTCATGGGCCAGCGCTGCCCCAAGTGCGGCAAGGTCTACCTGCCGCCGCGCGGCGCCTGCCCGACCGACGGCGTGCCCACCACCGACGAGGTGGAGCTGCCCCACACGGGCACCGTGACCACCTTCTGCGTGGTCAACGTCCCGTTCCACGGCCAGCAGATGGAGATCCCCTACGTGAGCGCCAACGTGCTCGTCGACGGGGCCGACCTCCCGCTGTTCGGCCTGATCCAGGAGATGCCCGCCCACGACGTGCGCATGGGCCTGCGGGTGGAGGCGGTCTGGAAGGACGACGACGAGCTGGAGACCAGCCTCGAGAACATCAAGTGGTGGCGGCCGACGGGTGAGCCCGACGCCGACCCCTCGACCTACGAAGGGCAGATGTGA
- a CDS encoding OB-fold domain-containing protein, translated as MEQEVLRAPLVIEYPFSRTVGPAMSAFLTGLREQIVLGVRGADGRVIVPPVEYDPVTAEELSELVEVGTSGEVLTWSWVADPRPEHPLDHPFAFALVKLDGADVGFLHAVDADESAMATGMRVAVKWADEREGHINDIACFVPEEKS; from the coding sequence ATGGAGCAGGAAGTCCTACGCGCACCACTGGTCATCGAGTACCCGTTCTCCCGGACGGTGGGTCCGGCGATGAGCGCCTTCCTCACCGGTCTGCGCGAGCAGATCGTGCTGGGGGTGCGGGGGGCCGACGGCCGGGTGATCGTGCCGCCGGTCGAGTACGACCCCGTCACCGCCGAGGAGCTCTCCGAGCTCGTCGAGGTGGGCACCTCGGGTGAGGTCCTGACCTGGTCGTGGGTGGCCGACCCCCGTCCCGAGCACCCGCTCGACCACCCCTTCGCCTTCGCCCTGGTGAAGCTCGACGGCGCCGACGTGGGCTTCCTCCACGCGGTGGACGCCGACGAGTCCGCCATGGCGACCGGCATGCGGGTGGCCGTGAAGTGGGCCGACGAGCGCGAAGGCCACATCAACGACATCGCCTGCTTCGTCCCGGAGGAGAAGAGCTGA
- a CDS encoding zinc-binding dehydrogenase → MRGALLHNTGDETLEVVDDLTVADPGPGQVKIQIEATGVCHSDLHAMTGSLPQPAPVVLGHEGAGVITAVGAGVDNLAEGDHVIVAWSPPCGKCTMCVDHKSPHLCVMLQFEWAVQQKFQRGDVGVFGMAGAGTWARETIMPWQGAIKVDDDIPFDVASLVGCAVMTGVGAAINTAKVTPGSSVVVFGCGGVGISVIQGARIAGAATIVAVDMIDSKLETAKTFGATHAVKPDELAELQGVLTGGDGFDYAFEAIGLPATMRASFDAVRRGGTAVVVGVGKMDQMVEFNAFEIFYAEKVFMGSYYGSTDVRSDFHRLLRLWRAGKLDLEGMISAKKDIGEVNEALTAMTSGEVVRTVLTF, encoded by the coding sequence ATGCGAGGAGCACTGCTGCACAACACCGGTGACGAGACCCTCGAGGTCGTCGACGACCTGACCGTCGCCGATCCCGGTCCGGGCCAGGTGAAGATCCAGATCGAGGCCACCGGCGTCTGCCACTCGGACCTGCACGCCATGACCGGCTCGCTCCCGCAGCCCGCCCCCGTCGTGCTGGGCCACGAGGGTGCCGGCGTCATCACCGCCGTCGGTGCCGGCGTGGACAACCTCGCCGAGGGTGACCACGTGATCGTGGCCTGGTCGCCGCCGTGCGGGAAGTGCACGATGTGCGTGGACCACAAGTCCCCGCACCTGTGTGTGATGTTGCAGTTCGAGTGGGCCGTGCAGCAGAAGTTCCAGCGCGGCGACGTCGGCGTGTTCGGCATGGCCGGCGCCGGCACCTGGGCCCGCGAGACGATCATGCCCTGGCAGGGCGCCATCAAGGTCGACGACGACATCCCCTTCGACGTGGCCTCGCTCGTCGGGTGCGCGGTCATGACCGGCGTCGGCGCGGCCATCAACACCGCCAAGGTCACGCCCGGCTCCTCGGTCGTGGTGTTCGGCTGCGGTGGCGTGGGCATCTCGGTCATCCAGGGCGCCCGCATCGCCGGTGCCGCGACGATCGTCGCCGTCGACATGATCGACTCGAAGCTCGAGACCGCCAAGACCTTCGGCGCCACCCACGCGGTGAAGCCCGACGAGCTGGCGGAGCTGCAGGGCGTGCTCACCGGTGGCGACGGGTTCGACTACGCCTTCGAGGCCATCGGCCTCCCGGCCACCATGCGGGCGTCGTTCGACGCCGTCCGCCGCGGCGGCACCGCCGTCGTGGTCGGTGTCGGGAAGATGGACCAGATGGTCGAGTTCAACGCCTTCGAGATCTTCTACGCCGAGAAGGTCTTCATGGGGTCGTACTACGGCTCCACCGACGTCCGCAGCGACTTCCACCGCCTGCTGCGCCTCTGGCGGGCCGGGAAGCTCGACCTCGAGGGCATGATCAGCGCCAAGAAGGACATCGGCGAGGTCAACGAGGCCCTCACCGCCATGACCAGCGGCGAAGTGGTCCGCACCGTCCTCACCTTCTGA
- a CDS encoding acyl-CoA synthetase codes for MASLGFWKIGQEQPDRPALVTPDGTEYTFGELLAATNKVTHGLRALGLTKGDAIATVLPNGAEMVELYMACLQAGLYITPVNHHLVADEIAYIVQDSEAKVLVGHERFAEETAKAADQVDFPAECRFAIGDVPGFRPFSELTDGQPDTLPEERSSGAAMHYTSGTTGKPKGVKRPVVDIDPDVFGELFAGFPQMFGITPLGDGVHITGSPLYHTAVLHFTGNSLHLGHRVILMDKWTPEGMLELIDRYKVTHSHMVPTQFNRLLALPDDVKAKYDVSSTRNMVHAAAPCPPDVKRAMLEWWGPSIYEYYAATEGGGTIVTPEEWLEKPGTVGKAWPNSEVVIMDDEGNELPAGEVGTVYMRMGTGQDFEYKDDPEKTAENRKKGFFTVGDIGVLDEDGFLFLRDRKSHMIISGGVNIYPAEIENALLGHPKVADAAVFGIPHPDWGEEVKAVVELVDGVEPSDEVAQEILSYCGEKLAKFKIPRSVDFTDEMPRDPNGKLYKRKLRDPYWEGHDAKI; via the coding sequence GTGGCCAGTCTCGGGTTTTGGAAGATCGGACAGGAGCAGCCGGACCGGCCGGCGCTGGTGACGCCGGACGGCACCGAGTACACGTTCGGTGAGCTGCTCGCGGCCACCAACAAGGTCACCCACGGCCTGCGTGCTCTCGGGCTCACCAAGGGCGACGCCATCGCCACGGTGCTGCCCAACGGCGCGGAGATGGTCGAGCTGTACATGGCCTGCCTTCAGGCCGGGCTCTACATCACGCCCGTCAACCACCACCTGGTGGCGGACGAGATCGCGTACATCGTCCAGGACAGCGAGGCCAAGGTCCTGGTGGGCCACGAGCGCTTCGCCGAGGAGACCGCGAAGGCCGCCGACCAGGTCGACTTCCCCGCGGAGTGCCGCTTCGCCATCGGCGACGTGCCCGGCTTCCGCCCCTTCTCCGAGCTGACCGACGGCCAGCCCGACACGCTCCCCGAGGAGCGGTCGTCGGGTGCGGCCATGCACTACACCTCCGGCACGACCGGCAAGCCGAAGGGCGTCAAGCGCCCCGTCGTGGACATCGACCCCGACGTGTTCGGCGAGCTCTTCGCCGGCTTCCCGCAGATGTTCGGCATCACCCCGCTCGGCGACGGCGTCCACATCACGGGCTCGCCGCTCTACCACACGGCCGTCCTGCACTTCACCGGCAACTCGCTGCACCTCGGCCACCGCGTGATCCTCATGGACAAGTGGACGCCCGAGGGGATGCTCGAGCTCATCGACCGCTACAAGGTCACCCACAGCCACATGGTGCCGACGCAGTTCAACCGGCTCCTGGCCCTGCCCGACGACGTCAAGGCCAAGTACGACGTGTCGTCGACCCGCAACATGGTCCACGCCGCCGCTCCCTGCCCGCCCGACGTCAAGCGGGCGATGCTCGAGTGGTGGGGTCCGTCGATCTACGAGTACTACGCGGCCACCGAGGGTGGCGGCACCATCGTCACCCCCGAGGAGTGGCTCGAGAAGCCCGGCACCGTGGGCAAGGCGTGGCCCAACTCGGAGGTCGTCATCATGGACGACGAGGGCAACGAGCTCCCGGCCGGTGAGGTCGGCACGGTCTACATGCGCATGGGCACCGGCCAGGACTTCGAGTACAAGGACGACCCCGAGAAGACCGCCGAGAACCGCAAGAAGGGCTTCTTCACCGTCGGTGACATCGGCGTGCTCGACGAGGACGGCTTCCTGTTCCTGCGCGACCGCAAGAGCCACATGATCATCTCGGGTGGCGTGAACATCTACCCGGCCGAGATCGAGAACGCCTTGCTCGGCCATCCCAAGGTCGCGGACGCCGCCGTGTTCGGCATCCCCCACCCCGACTGGGGCGAGGAGGTCAAGGCCGTGGTCGAGCTGGTCGACGGCGTCGAGCCCAGCGACGAGGTGGCGCAGGAGATCCTCAGCTACTGCGGCGAGAAGCTGGCCAAGTTCAAGATCCCCCGCTCCGTGGACTTCACCGACGAGATGCCCCGGGACCCCAACGGCAAGCTCTACAAGCGCAAACTGCGGGACCCCTACTGGGAAGGCCACGACGCCAAGATCTGA